A window from Musa acuminata AAA Group cultivar baxijiao chromosome BXJ3-10, Cavendish_Baxijiao_AAA, whole genome shotgun sequence encodes these proteins:
- the LOC104000097 gene encoding uncharacterized protein LOC104000097, with translation MASRRHVQYSPLSADDIDEDHGMLGEGDLRFAYNPKALDRVPWKSIALAIFLLALGTLLLILSFFIFTGHMEGEQSQAYGLLMLGILAFLPGFYETRIAYYSWKGAPGYRFSSIPS, from the exons ATGGCATCAAGACGACATGTACAATACTCCCCTCTTTCTGCAGATGACATAGATGAAGATCATGGAATGCTGGGGGAAGGAGACCTTCGCTTTGCCTACAATCCCAAGGCTCTCGATAGAGTTCCATGGAAGTCAATTGCCCTAGCAATATTTCTTCTTGCTCTGGGGACACTTCTCCTTATTCTATCATTCTTCATTTTTACAGGCCATATGGAGGGTGAGCAATCCCAAGCATATGGCCTCTTGATGCTTGGTATACTTGCATTTCTTCCTG GTTTCTACGAGACTCGGATCGCTTATTACTCTTGGAAGGGTGCGCCAGGCTATAGGTTTTCTTCCATCCCGAGTTAG
- the LOC135650963 gene encoding zinc finger CCCH domain-containing protein ZFN-like isoform X2, translating to MDYDAATAAGVHMRGGARAGPSAPVTEAASSLPLRPTIDGETMWQMSLREIESMESGPYPERPGEPDCTYYLRTGLCRFGMTCRYNHPPNRQMAIAAARIKGGFPERVGQPECQYYLRTGTCKFGATCKFHHPRDKAGIAGRVQLNALGYPIRLNETECAYYMRNGVCKFGSTCKFHHPQPSNTMANVRGSTMYPGVHSPTSSQQSYHGGLTPLSRPSFIPSPRWQGLSSYAQVIVPQGLVQVPSWNTYSGQLGSVSSSESQLHLPRTTQFYGTSRQNETITGVQGTIPSYRSSAIPLGQYVLARENVFPERPDQPECQFYMKTGDCKFGAACKFHHPRERLLPPPNCLLSPLGLPLRPGEPLCIFYSRYGICKFGPHCKFDHPMATPIGLYAYSLPTSSSADALVSRNLLVSSSSGPPSLEAATGKSR from the exons AGACAATGTGGCAGATGAGCTTGAGAGAGATTGAATCCATGGAATCTGGACCATATCCAGAGCGTCCGGGAGAGCCAGACTGTACTTATTACCTCAGGACTGGCCTCTGCAGATTTGGGATGACTTGTAGATACAATCATCCTCCAAATAGGCAGATG GCTATTGCTGCAGCAAGAATCAAGGGTGGATTTCCTGAAAGAGTTGGGCAACCTGAATGTCAG TACTATCTGAGGACCGGTACATGCAAATTTGGTGCTACATGCAAATTTCATCATCCTAGAGATAAGGCAGGAATTGCTGGGAGAGTCCAATTAAATGCTTTAGGTTATCCAATTCGTCTG aatgagacaGAATGTGCATATTATATGAGAAATGGAGTATGCAAATTCGGGAGCACTTGCAAATTTCACCATCCACAGCCTTCTAACACAATGGCTAATGTACGTGGTTCGACCATGTATCCTGGGGTACATTCTCCTACTTCCAGTCAGCAGTCTTATCATGGGGGTTTGACACCCTTGTCAAGACCTTCTTTTATTCCTAGCCCTCGATGGCAAGGTCTTTCAAGCTATGCCCAAGTGATTGTTCCTCAGGGTTTGGTTCAAGTTCCTAGCTGGAACACATATTCG GGTCAACTGGGGTCTGTTTCGTCTTCAGAGAGTCAGCTGCACCTGCCACGAACTACTCAGTTTTATGGAACATCACGACAGAATGAAACAATCACCGGAGTTCAAGGGACAATACCCTCATATCGATCCAGTGCTATTCCTCTGGGCCAGTATGTATTGGCAAGGGAGAATGTTTTCCCTGAGAGACCTGATCAACCGGAATGTCAATTTTATATGAAGACTGGGGATTGTAAATTTGGTGCAGCCTGCAAGTTTCATCATCCTAGGGAGAGATTACTTCCTCCCCCTAACTGTTTGCTGAGTCCATTAGGCCTTCCTTTACGCCCT GGAGAACCCTTGTGCATTTTTTATTCTCGATATGGTATCTGCAAATTTGGCCCACATTGCAAATTCGACCATCCTATGGCAACACCCATCGGCCTATATGCTTACAGTCTTCCAACATCCTCTTCAGCTGATGCGTTGGTTTCAAGAAATTTACTCGTGTCCTCTTCTTCGGGGCCTCCATCATTGGAAGCTGCAACTGGGAAGTCTAGATAG
- the LOC135650963 gene encoding zinc finger CCCH domain-containing protein ZFN-like isoform X1: protein MDYDAATAAGVHMRGGARAGPSAPVTEAASSLPLRPTIDGGQETMWQMSLREIESMESGPYPERPGEPDCTYYLRTGLCRFGMTCRYNHPPNRQMAIAAARIKGGFPERVGQPECQYYLRTGTCKFGATCKFHHPRDKAGIAGRVQLNALGYPIRLNETECAYYMRNGVCKFGSTCKFHHPQPSNTMANVRGSTMYPGVHSPTSSQQSYHGGLTPLSRPSFIPSPRWQGLSSYAQVIVPQGLVQVPSWNTYSGQLGSVSSSESQLHLPRTTQFYGTSRQNETITGVQGTIPSYRSSAIPLGQYVLARENVFPERPDQPECQFYMKTGDCKFGAACKFHHPRERLLPPPNCLLSPLGLPLRPGEPLCIFYSRYGICKFGPHCKFDHPMATPIGLYAYSLPTSSSADALVSRNLLVSSSSGPPSLEAATGKSR from the exons AGACAATGTGGCAGATGAGCTTGAGAGAGATTGAATCCATGGAATCTGGACCATATCCAGAGCGTCCGGGAGAGCCAGACTGTACTTATTACCTCAGGACTGGCCTCTGCAGATTTGGGATGACTTGTAGATACAATCATCCTCCAAATAGGCAGATG GCTATTGCTGCAGCAAGAATCAAGGGTGGATTTCCTGAAAGAGTTGGGCAACCTGAATGTCAG TACTATCTGAGGACCGGTACATGCAAATTTGGTGCTACATGCAAATTTCATCATCCTAGAGATAAGGCAGGAATTGCTGGGAGAGTCCAATTAAATGCTTTAGGTTATCCAATTCGTCTG aatgagacaGAATGTGCATATTATATGAGAAATGGAGTATGCAAATTCGGGAGCACTTGCAAATTTCACCATCCACAGCCTTCTAACACAATGGCTAATGTACGTGGTTCGACCATGTATCCTGGGGTACATTCTCCTACTTCCAGTCAGCAGTCTTATCATGGGGGTTTGACACCCTTGTCAAGACCTTCTTTTATTCCTAGCCCTCGATGGCAAGGTCTTTCAAGCTATGCCCAAGTGATTGTTCCTCAGGGTTTGGTTCAAGTTCCTAGCTGGAACACATATTCG GGTCAACTGGGGTCTGTTTCGTCTTCAGAGAGTCAGCTGCACCTGCCACGAACTACTCAGTTTTATGGAACATCACGACAGAATGAAACAATCACCGGAGTTCAAGGGACAATACCCTCATATCGATCCAGTGCTATTCCTCTGGGCCAGTATGTATTGGCAAGGGAGAATGTTTTCCCTGAGAGACCTGATCAACCGGAATGTCAATTTTATATGAAGACTGGGGATTGTAAATTTGGTGCAGCCTGCAAGTTTCATCATCCTAGGGAGAGATTACTTCCTCCCCCTAACTGTTTGCTGAGTCCATTAGGCCTTCCTTTACGCCCT GGAGAACCCTTGTGCATTTTTTATTCTCGATATGGTATCTGCAAATTTGGCCCACATTGCAAATTCGACCATCCTATGGCAACACCCATCGGCCTATATGCTTACAGTCTTCCAACATCCTCTTCAGCTGATGCGTTGGTTTCAAGAAATTTACTCGTGTCCTCTTCTTCGGGGCCTCCATCATTGGAAGCTGCAACTGGGAAGTCTAGATAG